The nucleotide sequence ACTAAGTAATACAACGTTACTCCTGATGGCATGTTGTAAAATATGAACAGCATCATAAGAGGCAACATGTACATCATTGTCTGCATTTGCTGATTATTTTCCTGTCCACCAGTTGCACTCGTCATTATTTTTTGCTGAATGTATGTCACACCTACATTTAAAACTGGTAATAAATTAAATGCAAATTTCCCCATCATAAACAGTCTGTCTGGCTGTTTCAGTGTAAACCATAAAAATTTGGCATCTGCTGGAATTGCATTTCCACTGAAAGCCCAGTATAGTGCCACAAATATTGGCATTTGAATTAATAGTGGCAGACATCCTCCTAATGGGTTTACTCCACTTTCCCTGTAAAGCTCTGCTGTTTTTCGTTGATATTCCTGTGGATCATCCTTGTATTTTTCTTTTATTTTTTCAAGTTCAGGTTGTAATTCCCTCATTTTTTTCATTGACTTTTCCTGTTTTAATGTCAATGGAAATACAATTATTCTCATTAAAATTGTAACAATTATTATTGCTATACCATAATTTCCTACAACACTATATATCGCATTTAAAACATGTACGACAAAATCGACAAGTGCCTGTATTTTAAACATATATTATTTCCTCCACTTTTTTATTTTAACGGATCATAGCCACCCTTGTGAAAGGGATGACATTTTAATAATCTTTTTATTGTCAGATAACTCCCTTTTACTGCTCCATATTTTGTAATTGCCTGTCTTGAGTATTCCGAACATGTTGGATAAAATCTGCATCTTCTTCCAAAATATGGTGAAATGCCCTTCTGGTAAATTTTTATTAAAAATAATAATATTTTCTTCATCATTTTATTACCTTGCTTATATCTTTTTCAATATCCTTGTATTTCAAAGTTTTTATATTTTCTTTTAAAATAGATTTGCCGACAAATATATAATCAGTATTTTTCTTAAATTTATCCTTATGTGTCTTTACAAATTCCTTAAAAATTCTTTTTATTCTGTTCCGTTGAACTGCATTTCCTGTTTTTTTACTTGCCACAAAGCCAAAACGTTGTTCGTTATTTATATTTTCCTTTATAAAAATAATAGCATACTTTGTATGCATCTTTTTTGATTTGTTATATATTAATGAAAAATCCTTTGTTTTTTTTATCTTGTTAATAGACATCTTTCTCTTCTTTTATTTAAAATGAGTGAGAGCTTATTATATTGAACTTTTTTAAAATTAGACAAAAAAATTAACTAAACACGAATTTGTGTAGGATAGGTTTAACTTTTGTGTCCAGTTTTAAAAAGGTTCTGCTATAAGAAAGCTCCCTTTTAATTTAGATATTAATGCTTTTAAAAACCCAGTGTTGAATTTAACACCGGGTTATGCTGATAATTTAGCTCTTCCTTTAGCTCTTCTTCTTTTCAAAACATTTCTTCCGCTTTTATTTTGCATTCTTTTTCTAAATCCATGATCTTTTTTTCTTTTTCTTTTATTTGGTTGATATGTTCTTTTAGTCATCTTTTTTCCTTTCTATTTTATTTTAAAAAAATTTCTTCGTCTTTTATCAACATTATATACAATATTCAAAAAAAAGTCAAGTTTAATGCTCTATTCAAAAAGTAAATTTTATTTAATTTTTTTTTACAGGTAAATTTTACACAGAGTATTTTATCCACATCTCTATAATATATAATAGTATATATATAATTAAATATATTATTATTATGCACTGTGGAAATGTGGGAATACTGATAAATAAAGGGATTGCCAGAGAAAAGCCTGTGGAAAACTTTTGGCAAATTTGTGGAAAAATATTATCAACAAAATTGTAAACATAATTATCAACATGCTTTGTGGAAAAGTGGAAAGCGTGTGGATAATATGTGGTAAGGTACTGAAAATGAGCATAGTTAATTTCTGTGGATAAAAATTTAAAAATTAGAAATATTTTGATAAACAGCAGAAAAATATTGTATTTTTTATGTGGAAAAGTCTGTGGAAAACTTTTCTTTAAAATCTTGATTATTTATTTTATTTATGTTATAGTAAAATCAAATAAAAGTACAAATTTAAGGGGGAAATTACCAAAATAAAATTGCTGGACAAGATGTGGAAAAATATAAAATTTTTATTCATAACAAAAATTAACGAAAAAGGAGAGAAAAATAGATGGATGTTGTGAAATTGTGGGAAAAAATAAAGAAAATTATGAGAAAAAGAGTAAACGAGGCAGAATTTGAGGCATTTTTTAATAATGTGGAAGCAACGAAACTGGAAGGTGGAAAACTTACGCTTGTATGTAATTCAAAGCTGATACAGCAGAATATGGAAAAGC is from Leptotrichia trevisanii DSM 22070 and encodes:
- the yidD gene encoding membrane protein insertion efficiency factor YidD; amino-acid sequence: MKKILLFLIKIYQKGISPYFGRRCRFYPTCSEYSRQAITKYGAVKGSYLTIKRLLKCHPFHKGGYDPLK
- the rpmH gene encoding 50S ribosomal protein L34 gives rise to the protein MTKRTYQPNKRKRKKDHGFRKRMQNKSGRNVLKRRRAKGRAKLSA
- the rnpA gene encoding ribonuclease P protein component, which gives rise to MSINKIKKTKDFSLIYNKSKKMHTKYAIIFIKENINNEQRFGFVASKKTGNAVQRNRIKRIFKEFVKTHKDKFKKNTDYIFVGKSILKENIKTLKYKDIEKDISKVIK
- a CDS encoding YidC/Oxa1 family membrane protein insertase, translated to MFKIQALVDFVVHVLNAIYSVVGNYGIAIIIVTILMRIIVFPLTLKQEKSMKKMRELQPELEKIKEKYKDDPQEYQRKTAELYRESGVNPLGGCLPLLIQMPIFVALYWAFSGNAIPADAKFLWFTLKQPDRLFMMGKFAFNLLPVLNVGVTYIQQKIMTSATGGQENNQQMQTMMYMLPLMMLFIFYNMPSGVTLYYLVSGALSLVQQYFILKGRSDDGKDSIKGTK